Proteins encoded within one genomic window of Nonomuraea gerenzanensis:
- a CDS encoding ATP-binding protein, protein MPGLEQAPTELVNRVSEREALIGFLKAVREGTGRALVLSGDAGLGKTALLDDMTARAHGFRVLRVSGMQSEMELAFAGLHQLCSPMLERVEVLPKPQQLALRTAFGLAEGPPPARFMVGMAVLSLLSETSRERPLLCVADDLHWLDRASAQALGFVARRLGADPVGMVFGARTPTDEVAGVPELRLRGLADQHAHELLATALTGPLDMRVRDQIVAETRGNPLALLELPRTMSREELAVGFGFPGTAPLSGQIEQSFARQLDALPDDTRLLICLASAEPSGDAKLIWRAAGRLGLSHVVARPASDSGLADFGHRISFRHPLLRRAAYRSATAGQRRAVHRALAESTDPIADPDRRAWHRAQSTDGPDEAAAAELERSASRAQARGGPNAAAAFLEQAAALTVDPARRGDRLLAAAHANLQAGSYDRVHELLAIVRAEPLTELQSARADLLHGNVAFTSGLGKDAPPLLLKAAGRLEPLDLDLARETYLKAWMAAMFAGDLAVGGSLADVSRAARRLPVSAHPDAAELVLDALAQVIVESPAVAAPVLRRAVSAIVDASLTPDEVLRWGWFAHAAAIGGWDFTNWRLLLDRELEVLRTMGAFDLLPIVLVTLGTVTAWSGEFAASTAMFAEAETICEATGAPAAAFGPTMLACLRGDEEKAVPLLRAMIAETQVTGQGVSVTYANWVAAVLYNGLGRYHKALAAAVESSESSADLFTALWALPELIEAATRTGDVEAAEAALARLAESTTAGGTDVGLGLEARSRALLSDGGVAERHYLEAIERLGRTPLRPELGRAHLLYGEWLRRDNRRVDARGHLKTAHELFTELGMRAFAERARRELLATGERVRHSAVDSESTLTAQETLIVRLASNGLTNPEIGAQLFLSARTVEWHLRKVYGKLGITSRRQLATALNQNGELPDR, encoded by the coding sequence ATGCCGGGTCTTGAACAGGCGCCCACCGAGTTGGTCAACCGGGTCAGTGAGCGGGAAGCGCTCATCGGGTTTCTCAAGGCTGTCCGCGAGGGCACGGGACGCGCCCTCGTCCTGAGCGGGGACGCGGGCCTCGGCAAGACCGCACTGCTCGACGACATGACCGCCAGGGCGCACGGGTTCAGGGTGCTGCGGGTGTCGGGCATGCAGTCGGAGATGGAGCTGGCCTTCGCCGGGCTGCACCAGCTGTGCAGCCCCATGCTGGAGCGGGTGGAGGTGCTGCCCAAGCCGCAGCAGCTGGCCTTGCGGACCGCGTTCGGGCTGGCGGAGGGTCCGCCTCCGGCGCGGTTCATGGTGGGGATGGCCGTCCTCAGCCTGCTGTCGGAGACGTCCAGGGAACGGCCGCTGCTCTGCGTGGCGGACGACCTGCACTGGCTGGACCGGGCGTCGGCGCAGGCGCTCGGCTTCGTCGCGCGCAGGCTCGGGGCCGACCCGGTCGGCATGGTGTTCGGGGCGCGAACCCCGACCGACGAGGTGGCAGGCGTTCCCGAGCTGCGCCTGCGCGGGCTGGCCGATCAGCACGCGCACGAGCTGCTGGCCACCGCGCTGACCGGGCCGCTCGACATGCGGGTGCGGGACCAGATCGTGGCCGAGACCCGGGGCAATCCGCTGGCGCTGCTGGAGCTGCCGCGGACGATGTCGCGGGAGGAGCTGGCCGTCGGGTTCGGATTTCCCGGTACGGCTCCGCTGTCGGGGCAGATCGAGCAGAGTTTCGCCCGGCAGCTGGACGCGCTGCCCGACGACACCAGGCTGCTGATCTGCCTGGCCTCGGCCGAGCCCTCGGGCGACGCGAAGCTGATCTGGCGGGCCGCGGGCCGCCTGGGGCTCTCGCACGTGGTGGCCCGGCCCGCGTCGGACTCGGGGCTCGCCGACTTCGGGCATCGGATCAGCTTCCGGCATCCGCTGCTCCGCAGGGCCGCCTACCGGTCGGCGACGGCCGGACAGCGCCGTGCCGTGCACCGAGCGCTGGCCGAGTCGACCGACCCGATCGCCGACCCGGATCGCCGGGCCTGGCATCGGGCGCAGTCGACGGACGGGCCGGACGAAGCCGCCGCGGCCGAGCTTGAGCGCTCCGCGAGCAGGGCTCAGGCTCGTGGCGGTCCCAACGCGGCGGCGGCGTTCCTGGAGCAGGCCGCCGCCCTGACCGTCGACCCGGCGCGCCGCGGCGACCGTCTGCTCGCCGCCGCTCACGCCAACCTGCAGGCCGGCTCCTACGATCGCGTACACGAACTGCTCGCGATCGTGCGGGCGGAACCGCTGACGGAGCTGCAGAGTGCCCGCGCGGACCTGCTGCACGGAAACGTCGCCTTCACCTCCGGGCTGGGCAAGGACGCTCCGCCGCTGCTGCTGAAGGCGGCCGGGCGACTCGAACCGCTCGACCTCGACCTGGCGCGCGAGACCTACCTGAAGGCGTGGATGGCCGCGATGTTCGCCGGTGACCTCGCGGTCGGCGGCAGCCTGGCGGACGTGTCCCGGGCCGCCCGCCGCCTGCCGGTGTCGGCACACCCGGATGCGGCCGAACTCGTCCTCGACGCGCTGGCACAGGTGATCGTCGAGAGCCCGGCCGTGGCGGCGCCGGTGCTGCGCAGAGCGGTCAGCGCGATCGTCGACGCCTCCCTCACCCCGGACGAGGTGCTGCGCTGGGGCTGGTTCGCGCACGCCGCCGCCATCGGCGGCTGGGATTTCACCAACTGGCGCCTCCTGCTCGATCGCGAGCTCGAGGTGCTGCGGACGATGGGCGCGTTCGACCTGTTGCCGATCGTGCTGGTCACGCTGGGCACCGTGACCGCCTGGTCAGGCGAGTTCGCGGCGTCCACGGCCATGTTCGCCGAGGCGGAGACGATCTGCGAGGCGACCGGGGCGCCCGCGGCCGCCTTCGGCCCGACGATGCTCGCCTGCCTGCGCGGCGACGAGGAGAAGGCCGTCCCTCTCCTGCGCGCGATGATCGCCGAGACGCAGGTGACCGGCCAGGGCGTGAGCGTGACGTACGCGAACTGGGTGGCGGCGGTCCTCTACAACGGGCTCGGCCGCTATCACAAGGCCCTGGCCGCCGCCGTCGAGTCGAGCGAGAGCTCCGCCGACCTGTTCACCGCTCTGTGGGCGCTGCCCGAGCTGATCGAAGCCGCCACCCGTACCGGGGACGTCGAGGCCGCCGAGGCGGCCCTCGCCCGGCTGGCCGAGTCGACCACGGCCGGCGGCACAGATGTGGGCCTGGGCCTGGAAGCCCGTTCGCGTGCGCTGCTCAGCGACGGGGGCGTCGCCGAGCGGCACTATCTGGAGGCCATCGAGCGGCTCGGCCGGACCCCGCTGCGGCCCGAGCTGGGCCGGGCACATCTGCTCTACGGCGAGTGGCTCCGCCGGGACAACCGCCGGGTGGACGCCCGGGGTCACTTGAAGACCGCTCACGAGCTGTTCACCGAGCTGGGGATGCGGGCGTTCGCCGAGCGTGCCCGCCGCGAGCTGCTCGCGACGGGCGAACGGGTGCGGCACAGCGCGGTGGACAGCGAGAGCACCCTCACGGCCCAGGAGACGTTGATCGTGCGCCTGGCGTCCAACGGCCTCACGAATCCGGAGATCGGCGCCCAGCTGTTCCTCAGCGCCCGCACCGTCGAGTGGCATCTGCGGAAGGTCTACGGGAAGCTCGGCATCACCTCCCGCCGCCAGCTCGCCACCGCCCTGAACCAGAACGGCGAGCTGCCGGACCGCTAG
- a CDS encoding alpha/beta hydrolase: MTTVMLVHGAWHQPSSWARLEGELHALGYDTRTPGLPSAGEQPTAGMHDDAAVLAAELASIAGPVVLLGHSYGGMPITEAAAGAGNVERLIYLAAYMPDKGQSMYTIHGLPDPEDLSGLFPRGEEPRVSLYGDLPDEEAEQAVSMLVDQTIRSFAEKVDVAAWRSIPSAYIITEQDKAIPPALQEQMAAQANEIHRLPGGHSPFLSRPRRLAALIDEIVRPAN; this comes from the coding sequence ATGACCACTGTGATGCTTGTGCACGGCGCCTGGCACCAGCCGAGCAGTTGGGCCCGCCTTGAGGGCGAGTTGCACGCTCTCGGCTATGACACGCGAACGCCGGGCCTCCCGAGCGCCGGCGAGCAGCCCACCGCAGGCATGCACGACGATGCCGCCGTACTGGCCGCGGAGCTGGCGTCGATCGCGGGACCTGTCGTGCTGCTCGGCCACTCCTACGGGGGCATGCCGATCACCGAGGCCGCCGCAGGGGCGGGCAACGTCGAGCGGTTGATCTACCTCGCCGCCTACATGCCGGACAAGGGGCAGTCGATGTACACCATCCACGGCCTGCCCGATCCCGAAGACCTCAGCGGCCTGTTCCCGCGCGGCGAAGAACCGCGTGTCTCGCTCTACGGCGACCTGCCCGACGAGGAGGCCGAGCAGGCGGTGAGCATGCTGGTCGACCAGACCATCCGCTCGTTCGCGGAGAAGGTCGACGTGGCCGCCTGGCGGAGCATCCCGTCCGCCTACATCATCACGGAGCAGGACAAGGCCATCCCTCCCGCCCTGCAGGAGCAGATGGCGGCCCAGGCGAACGAGATCCACCGGCTCCCCGGCGGTCATTCGCCGTTCCTGTCCCGGCCACGCCGGCTGGCCGCCCTCATCGACGAGATCGTACGGCCGGCAAACTGA
- a CDS encoding FAD-dependent oxidoreductase has product MRICDVVVIGAGPAGENVAARTAAAGLSTVIVAAEPAGGEGSSRPCESGEALPRPVLPHAEARGRPGIDPGPPDVAALLRHRGRRSGRRQGLERAGVTLIRGHGRLSGPRIVEVTSADGARLRLAARHAVAVCTGTRAALPALPGLAGLRPWTSREAAGATRVPPRLAIVGGGGVAVELATAWQALGSQVTLVVKEPGLLPRMERFAADLVTDALRASGVELRFGTTLAAATRATDVRLVLSGGEVLHADELLLATGRAPRTDDLGLETVGLRPGGWLPSDDTYTVPGVTGDWLYAVGDVNQRALLTHQGTYQARIAGTVIADRARDHPLDRSPWSRHTGTADHVAVPQVLFADPVVASVGLTAAEAARLGREVDIVDHDHAHDHAHDHAHAHDHDLVAGAQRHGPGRRCHARILLDPACGTLLGATFAGRGVAGLLQSATFAIIGEIPLNRLRHAVPACPALSEVWLRLLETHRDTAVPVRGGP; this is encoded by the coding sequence GTGCGTATCTGCGACGTCGTCGTCATCGGCGCCGGACCGGCCGGCGAGAACGTCGCCGCCCGGACGGCCGCCGCCGGGCTGAGCACCGTCATCGTGGCAGCCGAACCGGCCGGCGGAGAAGGCTCCTCCCGGCCGTGCGAATCCGGCGAAGCGCTGCCGCGGCCGGTCCTGCCGCACGCCGAGGCACGCGGCAGGCCCGGCATCGACCCGGGCCCGCCGGACGTCGCAGCCCTCCTGCGGCATCGCGGCAGAAGGTCGGGTCGCCGGCAAGGGCTGGAGCGGGCGGGCGTCACCCTGATCCGCGGGCACGGCCGGCTGTCCGGGCCACGGATCGTTGAGGTGACCAGTGCGGACGGCGCGAGACTGCGGCTGGCGGCCCGGCACGCCGTGGCCGTGTGCACCGGAACCCGCGCCGCCCTCCCCGCGCTGCCGGGCCTCGCCGGCCTGCGGCCCTGGACCAGCCGCGAAGCCGCCGGCGCCACCCGGGTCCCGCCCCGGCTGGCCATCGTCGGCGGGGGCGGCGTCGCCGTCGAGCTGGCCACCGCCTGGCAGGCCCTCGGCTCGCAGGTCACCCTCGTCGTCAAGGAGCCCGGGCTGCTTCCCCGGATGGAACGTTTCGCCGCCGACCTGGTCACCGACGCGCTCCGCGCCTCGGGCGTCGAGCTGCGGTTCGGCACCACCCTCGCCGCCGCGACCCGCGCCACGGATGTCCGGCTCGTCCTGTCCGGCGGAGAGGTGCTCCATGCCGACGAACTCCTGCTGGCGACCGGCCGCGCTCCCCGCACCGACGACCTCGGCCTGGAGACCGTCGGCTTGCGCCCCGGTGGCTGGCTGCCGAGCGACGACACCTACACCGTGCCCGGCGTGACCGGGGATTGGCTGTATGCCGTCGGCGACGTCAACCAGCGCGCCCTCCTCACCCACCAGGGCACCTACCAGGCGAGGATCGCCGGTACGGTCATCGCCGACCGCGCCCGTGACCATCCCCTCGACCGCAGCCCGTGGAGCCGCCACACCGGGACGGCCGATCACGTCGCCGTCCCCCAGGTGCTCTTCGCCGACCCCGTGGTCGCCTCCGTCGGCCTCACCGCCGCCGAGGCCGCGCGGCTGGGCCGGGAGGTCGACATCGTCGACCACGACCACGCCCACGACCACGCCCACGACCACGCCCACGCCCACGACCACGACCTCGTCGCCGGCGCCCAGCGGCACGGCCCCGGTCGTCGGTGCCATGCCCGCATCCTCCTCGACCCTGCCTGCGGCACCCTCCTGGGCGCGACCTTCGCCGGGCGTGGCGTCGCCGGGCTTCTCCAGTCGGCGACGTTCGCCATCATCGGTGAGATCCCGCTGAACCGCCTCCGGCACGCCGTCCCGGCCTGCCCGGCGCTCAGTGAGGTCTGGCTCCGCCTCCTCGAAACCCACCGGGACACCGCCGTACCCGTGCGCGGCGGGCCCTGA